One window of Nocardia sp. NBC_00508 genomic DNA carries:
- a CDS encoding YbaB/EbfC family nucleoid-associated protein produces MSNARRDERDMDSLLDAFQEQMLAIAEAQQERTKLTGTATSRDKTVTVTVNANGVVIETKFAAGIADLSYAQIAKTVTKVAQDAAAEVARKNRELAAPITDRRARLPKLSDLIDGMPDFVSEIPVEPPVSLAPPGSPERSEGDEDTAAMRFTDVEEFDHGEREDRPGRVTDSSW; encoded by the coding sequence ATGAGCAACGCAAGACGCGATGAGCGGGACATGGACTCGCTCCTGGACGCGTTCCAGGAGCAGATGCTTGCTATCGCCGAGGCCCAGCAGGAGCGGACGAAACTCACCGGGACGGCGACCTCGCGCGACAAGACGGTGACGGTGACCGTGAACGCCAATGGCGTCGTCATCGAGACCAAATTCGCCGCGGGCATAGCGGATTTGAGCTACGCGCAGATCGCCAAGACGGTGACCAAGGTTGCGCAGGATGCCGCGGCAGAGGTGGCGCGCAAGAACCGGGAACTGGCCGCGCCCATCACCGATCGGCGTGCCCGGCTGCCGAAGCTTTCCGATCTGATCGACGGTATGCCCGATTTCGTCAGTGAAATCCCGGTCGAACCGCCGGTATCGCTCGCACCGCCTGGCTCACCCGAGCGCTCGGAGGGCGACGAGGATACCGCCGCAATGCGATTCACCGATGTCGAGGAGTTCGACCACGGTGAGCGTGAGGATCGGCCGGGGAGAGTCACCGACTCCAGCTGGTAG